The Caulobacter sp. FWC26 genome window below encodes:
- a CDS encoding TrbC/VirB2 family protein, which produces MRTPTFPSRPSPRLLRLLLLVGVLALAAEPALAAGGGGAAMPWDDKLSAVADSITGPVAKAIGVIAIALTGLGVAFSEGGSWVRRGLSVIFGLSIAFTASSFALSFFNFTGGAGF; this is translated from the coding sequence ATGCGAACGCCCACCTTCCCATCGCGCCCCTCCCCTCGCCTGCTGCGCCTCCTGCTTCTTGTCGGGGTCCTGGCGCTGGCCGCCGAGCCGGCGTTGGCGGCCGGCGGCGGGGGCGCGGCCATGCCCTGGGACGACAAACTGAGCGCCGTCGCCGATTCCATCACCGGGCCGGTGGCCAAGGCGATCGGCGTGATCGCCATCGCTTTGACGGGTCTGGGCGTGGCCTTTTCCGAGGGCGGCTCCTGGGTCCGGCGCGGACTCAGCGTGATCTTCGGCCTTTCGATCGCCTTCACCGCGTCCTCCTTCGCCCTGTCGTTCTTCAACTTCACCGGCGGGGCGGGGTTCTAG
- a CDS encoding VirB3 family type IV secretion system protein — translation MERIEGFEIDFHGALAEPITLGGVPRGPAVLIGTLTAILALGLQAPLIGVPLGLGLWAGAYALARQDPYVFDILRRHVRQPAWFEA, via the coding sequence ATGGAGCGCATCGAGGGCTTCGAGATCGATTTCCATGGCGCCCTGGCCGAGCCGATCACCCTGGGCGGCGTCCCGCGCGGTCCGGCGGTGTTGATCGGCACCCTGACGGCGATCCTGGCCCTGGGTCTGCAGGCGCCGCTGATCGGGGTTCCACTCGGTCTTGGCCTCTGGGCGGGCGCATACGCCCTGGCCCGTCAGGACCCCTACGTCTTCGACATCCTCCGCCGGCACGTGCGCCAGCCGGCCTGGTTCGAGGCCTGA
- the trbE gene encoding conjugal transfer protein TrbE produces the protein MLFLGEYRHKSSRLFDHLPWALLIAPGVVLNKDGAFQQTLTFRGPDLASATDIGLVAARAQINNALRRLGSRWCVHVEAVRSPSRAYPATACPDPVSHLVDEERRLDFEAETAHFESRYFLTLTFLPPEAAVGTVRSLLVENLPDGKGSASLYRAALEEFRAAVSSLRDILAGVLPMVRPLDDAETLTYLHACVSTKVHRVASPPVPAYLDAFLTDDDLQGGLYPRLGQHYLRTLSVRAYPAASWPGILDQLNGLGLSYRWVTRFLPLDKEDARKAVTTLRKRWFAKRKGVLALLKEAITREPSVLEDPDAAQKAQDADAALAVLGDDLAALGYVTPTITLMDPDPDVLAAQVRQVESIVNRAGFVAKVEDLNAVEAWLGSLPGQAYADQRRPLVSTLNLCDLLPVSAIWPGPDHNRHLSGECAKRGFAGRQPPLMHALTGAATPFRLDLHQGDVGHTLIAGPTGAGKSVLLNMLALQWRRYPEAQVRIFDRGASARAATLLVGGDWHDLSAGSALAFQPLADIDQAEERVWAQGWIEDLLAAGGVQIDPAARESVWTALRSVAAGPREQRTLTVLAATLQDRTLKAALAPFTLAGPHGRLLDAASANLRTSDWQAFELGEILASRAAAGPVLTYLFHLLARDFDGRPTLLVLDEAWLLLESTAFAAKIREWLLTLRKRNVAVLFATPSLKAVLDSSVAAALIEGCPTRIFLPNPDARSAELAKAYAAFGLNTQQVAIIAGASPKREYYYQSVAGNRLFELGLGPVALAAAGSASPGDQALISRLLAEHGRDGFASAFYRAKGLAEVADFLAETRHAA, from the coding sequence ATGCTGTTCCTCGGAGAGTACCGTCACAAGTCCAGCCGCCTATTCGACCACCTGCCCTGGGCGTTGCTGATCGCGCCGGGCGTGGTGCTCAACAAGGATGGGGCGTTCCAGCAAACCCTGACTTTCCGCGGCCCGGACCTGGCCAGCGCCACCGACATCGGCCTGGTGGCCGCCCGCGCCCAGATCAACAATGCCCTGCGCCGGCTCGGCTCGCGCTGGTGCGTCCATGTCGAGGCGGTCCGCTCGCCCTCGCGGGCCTATCCGGCGACAGCCTGTCCCGACCCCGTCAGCCACCTGGTCGATGAGGAGCGGCGGCTCGATTTCGAAGCCGAGACCGCTCACTTCGAAAGCCGCTATTTCCTGACCCTGACCTTCCTGCCGCCGGAGGCGGCGGTGGGGACCGTGCGCAGCCTGCTGGTGGAGAACCTGCCGGACGGCAAGGGTTCGGCCTCGCTCTATCGCGCCGCCCTGGAGGAGTTCCGCGCCGCGGTGTCGAGCTTGCGCGACATTCTCGCCGGGGTGCTGCCGATGGTGCGGCCGCTCGACGACGCCGAGACCCTGACCTATCTGCATGCCTGCGTGTCCACCAAGGTCCATCGGGTCGCCTCGCCGCCGGTTCCGGCCTATCTCGACGCCTTCCTCACCGACGATGATCTGCAGGGCGGTCTCTATCCGCGGCTGGGCCAGCACTACCTGCGAACCCTGTCGGTGCGCGCCTATCCGGCCGCCTCCTGGCCCGGAATCCTCGACCAGCTCAATGGCCTTGGCCTGTCCTATCGCTGGGTCACCCGTTTCCTGCCGCTGGACAAGGAGGACGCGCGCAAGGCCGTGACCACCTTGCGCAAGCGCTGGTTCGCCAAGCGCAAGGGCGTCCTGGCGCTGCTGAAGGAGGCCATCACCCGCGAGCCGTCCGTACTGGAGGATCCGGATGCGGCCCAGAAGGCCCAGGACGCCGACGCGGCCCTGGCGGTGCTCGGTGATGATCTGGCGGCCCTGGGCTATGTCACGCCCACCATCACCCTGATGGATCCCGACCCCGACGTCTTGGCCGCCCAGGTCCGCCAGGTCGAGAGCATCGTCAACCGCGCCGGCTTCGTGGCCAAGGTCGAAGACCTCAATGCCGTCGAGGCCTGGTTGGGAAGCCTTCCGGGCCAGGCCTATGCCGATCAGCGCCGGCCGCTGGTCAGCACCCTCAACCTTTGCGACCTGTTGCCGGTCTCGGCGATCTGGCCGGGCCCCGACCATAATCGCCACCTCAGCGGCGAATGCGCCAAGCGCGGCTTTGCGGGTCGCCAGCCGCCGCTGATGCACGCCCTGACCGGGGCGGCCACGCCTTTCCGGCTGGATCTCCATCAGGGCGATGTCGGCCACACCCTGATCGCCGGCCCGACCGGGGCGGGCAAATCGGTGCTGCTCAACATGCTGGCGCTGCAGTGGCGACGCTATCCCGAGGCGCAGGTGCGCATCTTCGACCGGGGCGCCAGCGCCCGGGCCGCGACCCTGCTGGTCGGCGGCGATTGGCATGACCTGTCCGCCGGGTCGGCCCTGGCTTTCCAGCCGCTGGCCGATATCGACCAGGCCGAGGAGCGGGTCTGGGCTCAGGGCTGGATCGAGGACCTGCTGGCCGCCGGCGGGGTCCAGATCGATCCGGCCGCGCGCGAGAGCGTCTGGACGGCGCTGCGAAGCGTGGCGGCTGGTCCGCGCGAACAGCGGACCCTGACGGTCCTGGCCGCCACCCTGCAGGACAGGACGCTGAAGGCGGCGCTGGCCCCCTTCACCCTGGCCGGACCGCACGGCCGCCTTCTGGACGCGGCCAGCGCCAACCTGAGGACCAGCGACTGGCAGGCCTTCGAACTGGGCGAGATCCTGGCCAGCCGCGCGGCCGCCGGCCCGGTGCTGACCTATCTCTTCCATCTTCTGGCGCGCGACTTCGATGGTCGGCCCACCTTGTTGGTGCTCGACGAGGCCTGGCTGCTGCTGGAATCGACCGCCTTCGCCGCCAAGATCCGCGAGTGGCTCCTGACCCTGCGCAAACGCAATGTCGCGGTGCTGTTCGCCACCCCGAGCCTCAAGGCGGTGCTGGACTCCAGCGTCGCTGCGGCGCTGATCGAGGGCTGTCCAACCCGGATCTTCCTGCCCAATCCCGACGCCCGCTCGGCCGAGTTGGCCAAGGCCTACGCCGCCTTCGGCCTCAACACCCAGCAGGTGGCGATCATCGCCGGCGCCAGCCCCAAGCGCGAGTACTACTATCAGAGCGTGGCCGGAAACCGCCTGTTCGAGCTGGGGCTTGGTCCGGTAGCGCTGGCCGCGGCCGGCTCGGCCTCGCCCGGCGACCAGGCGCTGATCTCCCGGCTGTTGGCCGAGCACGGCCGCGACGGGTTCGCGTCGGCCTTCTACCGCGCCAAGGGCTTGGCCGAGGTCGCCGATTTCCTGGCCGAGACGCGCCATGCAGCCTGA
- a CDS encoding conjugal transfer protein TrbJ gives MTPTRRRLLALVPFALGPVLSNAMVAPAWGQVTVYDPAAVAQMIRQVSQGLQQIQSLQAQLTNSERMLQSLGLDVTGPLRDIAGQATALLRQAQGLGYSAADLSRDFAALYPGDLAGLTPAALADKLRAWGQASRQTLQEALQVQNQIAQAQGATANAVGAAVDASQAASGQTAAVQATNQLLAALSTQLTQLQTLLITQGRQAQTYEAERRALVSKGEADRQRASVLPAPPSPSPRTSF, from the coding sequence ATGACCCCGACCCGTCGCCGCCTCCTGGCCTTAGTCCCGTTCGCCCTGGGGCCGGTGCTGTCGAACGCCATGGTCGCACCGGCCTGGGGCCAGGTCACCGTCTACGACCCGGCGGCCGTCGCCCAGATGATCAGGCAGGTCAGCCAGGGCCTGCAGCAGATCCAGTCCCTGCAGGCGCAACTGACCAACTCCGAGCGCATGCTGCAAAGCCTGGGGCTGGACGTCACCGGCCCGCTGCGCGACATCGCTGGTCAGGCCACGGCCCTGCTCCGCCAGGCCCAAGGCCTGGGCTATTCGGCCGCCGATCTCAGTCGCGATTTCGCCGCCCTCTATCCGGGCGATCTGGCCGGCCTGACGCCCGCGGCCCTGGCCGACAAGCTGCGCGCCTGGGGACAGGCCAGTCGCCAGACCCTGCAAGAAGCCCTTCAAGTCCAAAATCAGATCGCCCAGGCCCAGGGCGCGACGGCCAACGCGGTGGGCGCGGCGGTGGACGCCTCCCAGGCGGCCTCGGGGCAGACCGCCGCCGTGCAGGCCACCAACCAACTGCTGGCGGCCCTCTCCACCCAGCTGACGCAGTTGCAGACGCTGCTGATCACCCAAGGGCGCCAGGCTCAGACCTATGAGGCCGAACGGCGCGCGCTCGTCAGTAAGGGCGAAGCCGACCGTCAACGCGCGTCGGTGCTTCCCGCCCCGCCCTCGCCCAGCCCCCGGACCAGCTTCTGA
- the trbL gene encoding P-type conjugative transfer protein TrbL, with product MSTASPAAIDDLLDRYTTQVGSGFGLIQGDVQTTFGILMIISLGLSALLWALDEHQNIPAALVRKILLFGFFAWLISGWKTLALTVVNGFAALGLKAGGGALTVGELMQPSKVAIDGLKVAFDLLKYIGRLASEGMGVGFFTHIDAILITAVVAIGVILAFMVLAVEIAVTIVEFYIVTLIGFVTVPFGILTQTAFMSERAIGYVVSVGAKVMALALVVSIGEQIFAGYTVSAEPTWAESCGLLLAALLIVMLAFKVPAIAAAQITGGPQLSAGSAAAGAVGLAATIGGLALAGRWAMGAGAAAGSTSAARSASRLPSAGATGGGGASGGGGANTSPPGGAGQTGAGRRAAATGAVVRRARKTYGPGTAAAPGGASDPPTGTGAAEPAPPEAEEPDPPPAPNP from the coding sequence ATGTCGACCGCCTCGCCCGCCGCCATCGACGACCTGCTCGACCGCTACACCACCCAGGTCGGTTCGGGGTTTGGCCTGATCCAGGGCGACGTGCAGACCACGTTCGGCATCCTGATGATCATCAGTCTGGGCCTGTCGGCCCTGCTCTGGGCGCTGGACGAGCACCAGAACATTCCCGCCGCCCTGGTGCGCAAGATTCTGCTGTTCGGGTTCTTCGCCTGGCTGATCTCGGGCTGGAAGACCCTGGCCCTGACCGTGGTCAACGGCTTTGCCGCCCTGGGCCTGAAGGCCGGCGGCGGCGCCTTGACCGTCGGCGAGCTGATGCAGCCGTCCAAGGTGGCCATCGACGGCCTGAAGGTGGCCTTCGACCTGCTCAAATATATAGGCCGCCTGGCCAGCGAGGGCATGGGGGTGGGCTTCTTCACCCACATCGACGCGATCCTGATCACCGCGGTCGTGGCCATCGGCGTCATCCTGGCCTTCATGGTGCTGGCCGTCGAAATCGCCGTCACCATCGTCGAGTTCTACATCGTCACCCTGATCGGCTTCGTCACGGTGCCGTTCGGGATCCTGACCCAGACGGCGTTCATGTCCGAACGCGCCATCGGCTACGTGGTCTCGGTCGGGGCCAAGGTCATGGCCCTGGCCCTGGTCGTGTCGATCGGCGAGCAGATCTTCGCCGGCTACACCGTCTCGGCCGAACCCACCTGGGCCGAGTCCTGCGGCCTGCTGCTGGCCGCGCTGCTGATCGTCATGCTGGCCTTCAAGGTTCCGGCGATCGCCGCGGCCCAGATCACCGGGGGTCCCCAACTGAGCGCCGGCTCGGCCGCCGCCGGAGCGGTCGGCCTGGCCGCCACCATCGGGGGCCTGGCCCTGGCCGGCCGCTGGGCCATGGGCGCGGGGGCCGCGGCCGGCTCGACCTCGGCGGCGCGCTCGGCGTCGCGCCTGCCCAGCGCCGGAGCGACCGGCGGGGGCGGCGCGTCGGGGGGCGGCGGCGCCAACACAAGTCCGCCCGGCGGCGCGGGCCAGACCGGGGCCGGACGGCGGGCCGCCGCGACCGGCGCGGTCGTTCGGCGGGCTCGAAAGACCTATGGGCCCGGAACCGCGGCCGCCCCCGGCGGGGCCAGCGATCCTCCGACCGGGACCGGCGCCGCCGAACCGGCGCCGCCCGAGGCCGAGGAACCCGATCCGCCCCCCGCCCCCAACCCTTGA
- the trbF gene encoding conjugal transfer protein TrbF yields the protein MPSNAFRRPQDRYGDSTPVETPYQRAGQVHDDRDGAKLVQARNWRLMAFGCLALATISTSSFLYVQLRRPIATYAIPFDRYGRPGRVELVDRAYKPDDAIKASFVADFVQRVRSKSTDLVVLRENWAHATRMTNQAARASLVQYGQDHDPAARLGQEAVAVEIASVLPRSPTTFQVQWRETTYLQGVAGPPVRWTGLFSLAARAPTTEDELLDNPRGLEITSFQWSRDL from the coding sequence ATGCCATCCAACGCCTTCCGGCGTCCGCAGGACCGCTACGGCGACTCCACCCCGGTCGAGACGCCCTACCAGCGGGCAGGCCAGGTTCATGACGATCGTGACGGCGCCAAGCTCGTACAGGCCCGTAACTGGCGGCTGATGGCCTTCGGATGCCTGGCCTTGGCGACGATCAGCACCTCGTCGTTTCTCTACGTCCAACTGCGGCGGCCGATCGCGACCTATGCCATTCCGTTCGACCGCTACGGCAGGCCCGGCCGCGTGGAACTGGTCGACCGCGCCTACAAGCCCGACGACGCCATCAAGGCCAGCTTCGTCGCCGATTTCGTCCAGCGCGTGCGCTCCAAGAGCACCGACCTCGTGGTGCTGCGGGAAAACTGGGCCCACGCCACGCGCATGACCAACCAGGCCGCTCGCGCCAGCCTCGTCCAGTACGGCCAGGACCATGACCCCGCCGCGCGCCTGGGCCAGGAGGCGGTCGCCGTCGAGATCGCCTCGGTGCTGCCGCGCAGCCCCACGACCTTCCAGGTCCAGTGGCGCGAGACGACCTACCTGCAGGGCGTGGCCGGACCGCCGGTGCGCTGGACGGGCTTGTTCAGCCTGGCGGCTCGGGCGCCCACGACCGAGGACGAGCTGCTCGACAACCCCCGGGGCCTGGAGATCACCAGCTTTCAGTGGAGTCGCGACCTATGA
- the trbG gene encoding P-type conjugative transfer protein TrbG produces the protein MTSSSFQRTRGLALLALLACAPLAAASAAPDRPAILPPAPASRAAPPPKPASSSATLSTPSTPPTPVTTSAARTAPEATRSPSARRPRPRRPRPLSQPLATLQRANAEAREGPASGVFVNAALYHPFEPGRLYAIHTSPRFLTAIALRPGEKLIAKAAGDTVRWVLGETEAGAGETLQVIVLVKPMRGGLRTNLVLTTDQRTYLIDAVSTDSGAYTSVLSWTYPQEEARARAQEASQRGQQVLPVQVAAPVEQLDFRYAITALKGRPPAWTPVRVFNDGAKTYIEFPPDLAVREAPPLFLLDADDQPQLVNTRLAGRYLVVDRLIDRAELRLGDKRPAVVRLTRQGVRP, from the coding sequence ATGACATCGTCATCCTTTCAAAGGACCCGCGGCCTTGCCCTTCTGGCGCTTCTGGCTTGCGCGCCGCTGGCGGCGGCGTCCGCCGCGCCTGACCGTCCCGCCATCTTGCCGCCCGCCCCAGCGAGCCGGGCGGCCCCGCCTCCCAAGCCGGCATCATCGTCCGCGACGCTGTCGACGCCCTCGACGCCTCCGACGCCGGTAACGACAAGCGCGGCCAGGACGGCGCCCGAGGCGACCCGTTCACCGTCCGCGCGCCGCCCGCGCCCTCGTCGCCCGCGTCCGCTCAGCCAGCCGCTGGCCACCCTGCAGCGGGCCAATGCCGAGGCGCGCGAGGGTCCGGCCAGCGGTGTGTTCGTCAACGCCGCGCTCTATCATCCGTTCGAGCCGGGGCGGCTCTACGCCATCCACACCAGTCCGCGCTTTCTGACCGCCATCGCCCTGCGGCCGGGCGAGAAACTGATCGCCAAGGCCGCCGGCGACACCGTGCGATGGGTGCTTGGCGAGACCGAAGCCGGGGCGGGCGAGACCTTGCAGGTGATCGTGCTGGTCAAGCCGATGCGCGGCGGCCTGCGCACCAACCTCGTGCTGACCACCGACCAGCGCACCTATCTGATCGATGCGGTTTCGACCGACAGCGGCGCCTATACCAGCGTCCTGTCCTGGACCTATCCGCAGGAAGAAGCGCGGGCGCGAGCCCAGGAGGCGTCCCAGCGCGGCCAACAGGTCCTCCCCGTCCAGGTCGCCGCGCCGGTCGAGCAACTCGACTTCCGCTATGCGATCACCGCGCTGAAGGGCCGGCCGCCCGCCTGGACCCCCGTCCGGGTCTTCAACGACGGCGCCAAGACCTATATCGAGTTCCCGCCCGACCTGGCGGTACGCGAGGCGCCGCCGCTCTTCCTGCTGGACGCCGACGATCAGCCGCAACTGGTCAATACGCGGCTGGCCGGCCGCTATCTCGTCGTCGATCGCCTGATCGACCGAGCCGAACTGCGCCTGGGCGACAAGCGTCCGGCGGTCGTTCGGCTGACCCGGCAGGGCGTCCGGCCATGA
- a CDS encoding TrbI/VirB10 family protein, translated as MSADPAGPDRPPQPQPKRSNDGVLVAPRRPITRYRPVVIAAGVAGVVLVVGAGFIVGLGQGQARRNPEPPPARPAEGPTPVEDRLPARYDDPAALPPPRGAAAPGSVAAPLPASTSPPPVSPEVERARREALAARASPPFFAGTADAARGARPTQPVGLAPEGVSPGGGLAKTSSVAAPGPASAREQFIAAAAARGPQAPILARPPLSPYEIKAGALIAAALITGINSDLPGPVIAQVTEPVFDHLTGRHVLIPQGARLLGRYDSQVGYGQDRVLVVWTQLVFPNGLSLDLGAMVGLDAAGASGLTGKTDRHLPVLARAIGLSTLISVGGAAAQNSAGRRDDRVVLQDVGGGVAAAASQTGQRLVERDLQRPPTLRIAPGQLVRVLIDRDLILPPPASPSP; from the coding sequence ATGAGCGCCGATCCCGCCGGTCCCGATCGCCCGCCACAGCCCCAGCCCAAGCGATCGAACGACGGGGTTCTGGTCGCGCCGCGCAGGCCAATCACTCGCTATCGCCCAGTGGTCATCGCCGCGGGGGTGGCGGGCGTGGTGCTCGTGGTGGGCGCCGGCTTTATCGTCGGACTGGGCCAGGGCCAGGCCCGGCGCAACCCAGAGCCGCCGCCCGCGCGTCCGGCCGAGGGCCCCACGCCGGTCGAAGACCGTCTGCCGGCGCGCTACGACGATCCCGCCGCCCTCCCCCCACCCCGAGGCGCGGCCGCGCCAGGGAGCGTGGCGGCTCCGCTGCCGGCCTCGACATCGCCGCCGCCCGTGTCGCCCGAGGTCGAGCGCGCCAGACGCGAAGCCTTGGCCGCGCGCGCCTCGCCGCCGTTCTTCGCCGGGACGGCCGACGCTGCGCGGGGCGCCAGGCCAACCCAGCCGGTCGGCCTGGCGCCGGAAGGGGTCTCGCCGGGCGGGGGTCTCGCCAAGACGTCCAGCGTCGCGGCGCCGGGACCCGCTTCGGCCCGGGAACAGTTCATCGCCGCGGCCGCCGCGCGCGGACCGCAGGCGCCGATCCTGGCCAGGCCACCGCTGTCGCCTTACGAAATCAAGGCCGGGGCGCTGATCGCCGCAGCCCTGATCACCGGCATCAACTCCGACCTGCCGGGCCCGGTGATCGCCCAGGTCACCGAGCCGGTGTTCGATCATCTGACCGGGCGCCATGTGCTGATCCCGCAGGGCGCGCGGCTGCTGGGCCGCTACGACAGCCAGGTCGGCTATGGCCAGGACCGGGTGCTGGTGGTCTGGACCCAACTGGTCTTTCCGAACGGCCTCAGTCTCGACCTGGGCGCCATGGTGGGACTGGACGCCGCCGGGGCCAGCGGCCTGACCGGCAAGACCGACCGGCATCTGCCGGTCCTGGCGCGGGCGATCGGTCTTTCCACCCTGATTTCGGTCGGCGGGGCGGCCGCCCAGAACAGCGCTGGCCGGCGCGACGACCGGGTGGTGTTGCAGGATGTCGGCGGGGGCGTCGCCGCCGCGGCGAGCCAGACCGGGCAGAGACTTGTCGAGCGGGACCTGCAGCGCCCGCCCACCTTGCGCATCGCGCCCGGCCAGCTGGTCCGGGTGCTGATCGATCGCGACCTGATCCTGCCGCCGCCAGCGTCTCCATCGCCTTGA
- a CDS encoding transcriptional regulator, which translates to MKTAHDLAYQAEYQKRLRAQARAAGKAQLNGMVGKRFIEMLDAMKAEQGFANRMDALEHVFEVFFERGDDERKHAVSA; encoded by the coding sequence ATGAAGACCGCTCATGATCTTGCATACCAGGCTGAATACCAGAAGCGCCTTCGCGCCCAGGCCCGTGCGGCCGGCAAGGCGCAGCTGAACGGCATGGTCGGCAAACGCTTCATCGAAATGCTTGACGCGATGAAGGCCGAGCAGGGCTTCGCCAATCGGATGGACGCCCTCGAGCACGTGTTCGAGGTCTTCTTCGAGCGGGGCGACGATGAAAGGAAACACGCCGTGAGCGCATAG
- the repC gene encoding plasmid replication protein RepC, which translates to MQTVSNGIGDVRRQADAQWAAARLAATYQGLPEGISKAMLLDRFERAAPRLGYGDGLVRLIRALVRVTAEQDWTGRTHPLAWPSNDALCEELQRSRSCVQGLIRLAVRAGLVHMKDSGNGKRWGYRDERGVIVEAFGFDLAPMAARWDEFADHAAARGLEQAQRRHLKRKLGEIRREIRTVCADAVYRGFTTYDWAGAVDLALGRLPRTPSLAELAALHETFQALLAAVDAAWVRARKSDESEPRGFSDEAHKEPTTQPRSAGATYSSLRQEVVEPAAPRPERAVAAERPEVEAAISEEIIPLSLVLEAIPELADFLEDPAAAQWEDLVDAVGRAAPLMGINLSAVREARDAMGKNRAAIALATVLARWKDGEIRSSAGGYLRAMCERERFGGLKLLPSLYGLKERSDPPRPHARRTGRAE; encoded by the coding sequence ATGCAGACCGTCTCGAACGGGATAGGAGACGTGCGCCGTCAGGCCGACGCCCAGTGGGCGGCCGCCCGGCTCGCCGCCACCTATCAAGGCCTTCCGGAGGGGATCTCCAAGGCCATGCTGCTTGACCGGTTCGAGCGCGCCGCGCCCCGCCTGGGGTACGGCGACGGCCTCGTGCGCCTGATCCGCGCCCTGGTGCGGGTGACCGCCGAGCAGGACTGGACGGGCCGCACCCATCCCCTGGCCTGGCCCTCCAACGATGCGCTCTGCGAAGAGCTGCAGCGCTCGCGCAGCTGCGTCCAGGGCCTGATCCGCCTCGCCGTCCGCGCCGGTCTCGTCCATATGAAGGACAGCGGCAATGGCAAGCGCTGGGGCTATCGCGACGAGCGCGGCGTCATCGTCGAGGCCTTCGGTTTCGACCTGGCCCCCATGGCCGCCCGCTGGGACGAGTTCGCCGATCACGCCGCCGCCCGCGGCCTGGAACAGGCCCAGCGCCGGCATCTCAAGCGCAAGCTCGGCGAGATCCGTCGCGAGATCCGCACGGTCTGCGCCGATGCTGTCTACCGCGGCTTTACGACCTACGACTGGGCCGGGGCCGTCGACCTGGCCCTCGGCCGCCTGCCCCGCACCCCCAGCCTCGCCGAGCTCGCGGCGCTGCATGAGACGTTCCAGGCGTTGTTGGCGGCCGTGGACGCGGCCTGGGTCAGGGCTCGGAAATCCGATGAATCTGAGCCCAGGGGCTTCTCGGACGAAGCCCATAAAGAACCTACAACCCAGCCTAGATCCGCAGGAGCAACGTATTCTTCTCTTCGACAAGAGGTAGTCGAGCCCGCCGCGCCCCGGCCCGAACGCGCTGTGGCCGCTGAACGTCCCGAGGTGGAGGCGGCGATCAGCGAGGAGATCATCCCGCTGTCCCTGGTGCTTGAGGCCATCCCGGAACTGGCCGACTTCCTGGAGGACCCGGCCGCCGCCCAGTGGGAGGACCTGGTCGACGCCGTCGGTCGGGCCGCGCCGCTGATGGGGATCAATCTTTCGGCCGTGCGCGAAGCCCGCGACGCCATGGGCAAGAACCGGGCGGCCATCGCGCTGGCCACCGTTCTGGCCCGCTGGAAGGATGGTGAGATCCGCAGTTCGGCCGGCGGCTATCTGCGCGCCATGTGCGAACGCGAACGGTTCGGTGGGCTGAAGTTGCTGCCCAGCCTCTACGGCCTGAAGGAACGCTCGGACCCGCCGAGACCTCACGCCAGGCGCACGGGCCGGGCCGAGTAG
- a CDS encoding toprim domain-containing protein, with translation MSLRAIVRRLGGDLYDGGRRANIPAPGHSRRDRSVSLLEHDGRVVVHTFGDGDWREVRDHLRSLGLLDEAGPARLAQAAVEAAADQGRLARRETATRLWNEGRTLAGTVSARHCRGRGVLGQLPGPQALRHHPAAPLSVYRPTSSTRPALMAGVLDAAGTITAVELTYLTPGGRRAFDLALPRKTVGLVPAGSAVRLDPAAPDMLVAEGVFTALAARRRFALPAWALLSTSNLRRWRPPPLVRSVLIAGDRGTDGEASAQRLAEGLAAEGVAARIVLPPPGSGDWDEAASAGD, from the coding sequence ATGTCCCTGCGCGCCATCGTCCGCCGCCTGGGCGGCGACCTCTATGACGGAGGCCGCCGCGCCAACATCCCCGCCCCGGGCCACAGCCGGCGCGACCGATCGGTGTCGCTGCTCGAACACGATGGGCGCGTGGTCGTCCACACCTTCGGCGATGGCGACTGGCGGGAGGTGCGCGACCACCTTCGCAGTCTCGGACTGCTGGACGAGGCGGGGCCGGCGCGGTTGGCCCAGGCGGCGGTCGAGGCCGCCGCCGATCAGGGGCGGTTGGCGCGGCGTGAGACCGCCACGCGCCTGTGGAACGAGGGGCGCACGCTGGCCGGCACGGTCTCGGCCCGCCACTGCCGCGGTCGGGGTGTTCTGGGGCAATTGCCGGGGCCGCAGGCCCTGCGCCATCATCCCGCCGCCCCGCTTTCGGTCTATCGACCGACCAGCTCGACCCGCCCGGCGCTGATGGCCGGGGTGCTCGACGCGGCCGGGACGATCACCGCCGTCGAACTGACCTATCTGACGCCCGGCGGACGCCGGGCTTTCGACCTGGCGCTGCCGCGCAAGACCGTGGGCCTGGTCCCGGCCGGAAGCGCCGTGCGGCTCGATCCCGCCGCGCCGGACATGCTGGTGGCCGAAGGGGTGTTCACCGCCCTGGCGGCCCGGCGACGATTTGCGCTGCCGGCCTGGGCGCTGCTCTCGACCTCGAACCTTCGGCGCTGGCGGCCGCCCCCGCTCGTTCGTTCGGTGCTGATCGCGGGTGATCGCGGGACCGACGGCGAGGCCTCGGCCCAGCGCTTGGCCGAGGGCCTGGCGGCCGAGGGGGTGGCCGCGCGGATCGTGCTGCCGCCGCCCGGCAGCGGCGATTGGGACGAGGCGGCCAGCGCCGGCGATTGA